Genomic DNA from Parvivirga hydrogeniphila:
ATTCGCGTGTGCCGTGCTCGCACATCGCCCCGCGTACCCCTCGGCCTCCGTCATCGCTCGGCAGCTCCAGCGGCAGCACATCGGCACGCCGTGGATCCAGGCGACCCCCGAGACGCTCGTGGCAGACACCGTGGCGATTCCCGTCCTCGAACCGCGGGGGCCGTACATCGCTGCCACCGACCGTCTCGGCATCCGAGCACTGGACCAGACCGTGGAGGCGCTGTACGACCGCCGCTCGCTCGTGTTGTTCCGCTGCATGCGCGGCGTCCTGCACGTCGTCAGGAGCGATGCGCTCCCCGTGGTCGCTGCGGCGACCGGGCGTGCGGTCCGCCACCACTCGGCGCGCTTCTTAGGATCGCGCGGCGTGAGCGCCCGCCACTACGAAATCGTCGCGGGTCAGGTGCTCGACGCGCTCGCAGAAGGGTCGCTCAGCGTGCGCGCGATCCGCGAACGGCTGCGCCCGCACGTCGACCTGTCGGCCGTGCTCGCGCATATGTGCAACGAGGGGCTCGCGTTGCGCGACCTGCCCGAGGACGGTCCGTTCGGGCATCGGACCCGGTACGTGCGCTTCGACCACGCGCTTCCTGGCGTGCGCCTGGACGCGCTCGACGAAGACGCGGCCGCCCGAGACCTGGTGCGGGCGTACGTCCGAGCGTACGCGCCCGTCACCGAGGCCGACGTCGCGTGGTGGACCGGCCTCGGGCCTCGACGCGCGGCCCAAGCGCTGCACGACCTCGGCGACGAGCTCGTTCTCGTCAGCGTCGAGGGCTTCGACCAGCCCGCGTTCGTCCACCTCGCCGACGCCGACGAGCTCGAATCGGCAGCCATCGCCGCACGCCCCGCTGTCGCGCTTCTCCCGGCAGGCGACGCCCTCCTCGCCTCGCGCAGGCAGCGATCGCTCTTCGTACCGGACGCCGTGCGTCGCTTCGTGTTCGACGCACGCGGACGCTCGGCTCCTGCGATCCTCGTCGACGGCACCGTGCGCGGAGTCTGGGACCTCGCGGTTGACGGCGCCCTGCTTCTGCACGCTGCTTCTGCGCTCAGCAAAGCGGAGCGCCGCGCGGTGGAAGCGCGCGCCGAAGCGCTCACGCTGGCGTTCGGTGCGAATGGCGCCCCGAGCTGGACGTCGGACGCTCCTGAGGTCCGCGACGCTCCCCTCCACGTGCTTGCGCACCCGCTTTCCACGTGAACGCTCGCATGCCCGCAGAAACGATGCAGCACCCGGGAGGGGCCGGGTGCTGCGCATCGCACGGCAGGTTCTCAGGCGGTGCCGCGCGCAAGCCGTGTGCAGGCGCGGGGTGGGGGGAGGGGAGGGACGCCCGCACACGTCGCGTTCGAAGAACGCTTCACTGCGTAGTATCGGACGGAGCAAGCATGAATTCCATTCACTCTTTGTGTGCTTTATCGTAAGATGCACTTACGATGCTGAACGTCAACCGCCTCCGCCTCTTGCGCGAAGTCGCGGCCCGCGGCACCATCGCCGCGGCGGCCGACGCGCTGTTCCTGACGCCGTCCGCGGTCTCGCAGCAGCTCGCGCTGCTGGAGCGCGAAGCGAAGGTGCCGCTCCTCGAGCGGGTCGGCCGGCGGGTGCAGCTCACGCCCGCGGGTCGAGCGCTCGTCGAGGACGCCGAGCGCATCTTCGCGGAGATCGAGCGCGCAGAAGCGCACCTCGACGCCTACGCGCACGGGCTTCTCGGTCCCTTGCGGACCTGCGCCTTCCCCACCGCTGCGCGTGCGGTGCTGGTGCCAGCGCTGGCGAAGCTCAAGGCCGAACACCCCGACCTCGCCGTGTCCATGGTGGACCTCGAGCCCGAGCAAAGCCTGCCGATGCTCAAGGCAGGTGAGCTCGACGTCGTCGTGACCTACAGCTTCGACCGGCTGCCAGAGCGCCTCGATCCTGCCACCGAGCGCTTCTTGCTCTTCAGCGAGCCGATCTCGATCGCGCTGCCAGCGGACCACCCGCGCACCGCAGGCGACTTGCGCGTGGCCGACCTCTCGCAGGAGCAGTGGATCGTCGGCCACGACGGCTCGTCGTTCCTGGAGGTCGTCGTCCGCATCTGCAACGACGCAGGCTTCGACCCCCGAGTCGACCTCCACAGCAACGACTACCAGGTCATCCTCGCCGCAGTCCAAGCGGGTCTCGGCGTCGCGATCGTGGTTCCCACCGCGCTGTTCGCGGACTACCCTGGCGTCGTCGTCCGCGAGCCGGTCGACGTGCCGATGCGCCGCCACGTGCACGCCGTCGTCCGGAACGGCAGCGCCGAGCGCCCTGCGATCTCGGCCGCCCTCGAAGCGCTTCGCAGCGCGGCGGCCAACCTTGCGTGCGATCTCACGCGTTCTGGGACGGCGTGAAGCTCGCAGCCCTCCCTCCGGGGCCTTTCGGCAGCTCGACCGTGAAGGTGGAGCCGGCGCCGGGACTGCTCTCGACCACGATCGTGCCGCCCAGCGCCTCGGCGATGCGCTTGCAGATGGCAAGGCCGAGCCCGGTACCTTCCGGTTTCTCCCCGCGCGAGCCAGGCACCTGCACGAACGCGTCGAAGATGCGCGGCAACGCGGCCTCGGGGATGCCGATGCCGGTGTCCTCGACGACGATGCGGACGCGGTCGCCTGCGTCCTCGACGCGGACGATGACGCTGCCGTGGTTCGTGAACTTTATGGCGTTCGAGACGAGGTTCCGCAGCACCTGCCCCACCAGACGCCCATCGGTCGTCGCCTCCAGGCGCTCGGGCGCCTCCACGCGCAGCTCGAGCCCTTTCGCTGACGCGAACTGCATGAGCATCTCGGCCGTCGACCGCGCAAGCGACGCCACGTCTGTGGGCACGGCCTCGATGATCGCCTCGCTCGACTCCAGCCGCTGGGCCTCCAGAAGCTCTTCCACGAGATCCAGGAGCTGTCGACCGGCCTCCTGGATCATCGCGACCTGTTTGGACTGCTCCTCAGTGAGCGGTCCTGCAAGCCCGCTTGCGAGCACGTCAGAGAACCCGATCACGGCGTTGAGCGGCGTCTTGAGCTCGTGGCTGACGTTCGCCAGCAGACACTCTTTGGCCCGTGCCGCTTCGCGCAGCTCCTCGTTGGCCTTCAGCAGCTCGCCGGTCCGCGCGTCAACGGCGCTTTCGAGCGCCTCGGCGTAGCGCACCTGCGCGTCGAACAGCTCCTGGCGCGCCGTCTCGCGCTCCGTCACGTCTTCAACCAGCACGAGCGTGCCTGGGGAAGCCGACCCTTCCCGACCCGTCGGCGGGACAGGCGTCGAGGAGACGGAGACCACCAGGTGCCGGCTTCCCACATCGATCGCGCAGAGCACTGCGTTCAGTACCGCTCCTGTGCCCAGCGAGACGAGGTCGAGCGCATGCGCCTGTCCGGGCCGCATCGGTGCGCACCGCATCTCCGCCTCGAATCCGAATGTCCCGTCATCGAGCTGCCGCAGCGCGAGCAGGTCCTGGGCGGTCTGGTTGGCGAAGGTGATCCTGCCGTCGCGATCCACGATCATGGCGCCCACCGGCGAGATCCGCATGACCGTGCTGAGAAACGCGTGCTCTCGTTCCAGGCTCTCCTCCGCCTGCGTGCGGCGGAACGCCTCGACTGCGACCTGCGCCTCGTGCAGCGCGTACGCGATGAGCGGGAATACCAGGATCTCGATGTAGTCCTCGTACGGATCGAGCGCGGCCGTGATGCGGGCGTGCTCCAAGACGTTCGAGACGGCCGTGAACGCGTAGACGCCGAGCGCTGCGAGCACAAGGCCGCGGATGACGCGGGCCGCGCGCACGTCGACGTCTGGGACGGGCATGCGCGAAGCGGCGGCGAACGCCGCGAAGAACCCCAAGAACGCCACGACGTCGCACGCGACGATGACGGGCTCTGCGCTCACTCCCGCCACGCCCCCGGAGATCGCCACGCGACGATCATGATAGCCGCAGCGATGAGACCCGCGGCCGCGTACATCGCGTGCTCGAGGGTGTTGAAGACGTCGTACAGCACGAAGCCCTCCGCGATGGTCGCGGTCAGCGCCACGAGCAGGCAGCACACGAACGCGACGATCAGCCCGCGGGCCGGGGAGGACAACCCCCGAAGACCCGAGATGATGATGGGCGCCAAGAACAGCGCGACCACGAGGTCGACGACTTCGCTCGGCTGAGCCACGCTACGTCCCCTCCGACGGCGACCGCATCACTCCGTATTGTCGGCTTCCGCGGGCTCGAAGGAAAGTGAAAGCGAGTTCATGCAGTACCTGAGGCCGGTCGGCCTGGGTCCGTCGGTGAACAGGTGCCCCAGGTGGGACCCGCACCGGGCGCACAGCACCTCGGTGCGCGTCATCCCGTGGCTCGTGTCCTTGCGAAGGCGCACCGCGTCTGGCGAGAGCGTTTCGAAGAAGCTCGGCCAGCCAGAACCGGAGTGGTACTTCGCCTGCGAGGAGAAGAGCGGGTTGCCGCAGGCGCGGCACCGGTAGGTTCCCTCGGCGTCGAGATCCACGTACTCGCCAGAGAAGGGCGGCTCGGTGCCGGCCTCCCTGAGCACACGGTACTCCTCGGGCGAAAGGAGCTTCCGCCACTCGTCTTCGGTGCGCTCGACGATCTCGTCGCGATCCTGGTTGCGCCGGCTTGGGCGCCACGATGACATGTCCATACGGGCTACATACCCACTTCGGGGTCACGCGCCGAGGTCGTCTGCCAACTGCTCCAAGAACAGCCCGACGTCGGTCACCACGCCGATGGTCTGGAAGCTTCCGCGGTCGGAGAGCTTGGTGACGACGGCGGGGTTGATGTCGACGCAGATCGTCGTCGTGCTCGCCGGAAGCATGTTGCCCGTAGCGATGGAGTGCAGCATCGTCGAGAGCATGATGCACGCGCCGGCCTTCTGGCAGTGCGCGCGCATCGCCCGCTGCGCCTCGACCGTGTCGGTGATGACGTCGGGAAGCGGCCCGTCGTCGCGGATGGACCCCGCGAGCACGAACGGCGTTCCTGTGGTGACGAGCGTGTGCATGAGGCCGCTTCTGAGCACGCCCGCTTCCACCGCCTGGCGGATGCCGCCAAGCGCCCGGATCGTGTTGATGGCCCGAAGGTGATGGTCGTGGCCGCCCACGGCAGGAACGCCGTCTTTCAGCGAGACACCGAGCGAGGTGCCGAAGAGCGCGGCCTCGATGTCGTGCACCGCCACCGCGTTGCCCCCGAACAGCACCGTGACGTGTCCCGAACGGACGAGCCGCGCCAGGTGCTCCACCGCACCGGTGTGCACGACGGCCGGCCCGACGACGGCGATCACGTCCCTCCCCTGCGCACGCACCTCGTCGAGCAGCCGTGCGATCTCGGCGATGACCTGCGCTTTCGGTTTCTCGGACGACACCGCCGAGTTCATGAACTCGAAGACCTGCCCTGAGCGCGGCCGCTCGAGCGGCCGGACGCGGATGCCGTCGTGGCCGACGACGATGAGGTCGCCTTCCCGGACGTCAGAAAGCGCGACCGTCTCGGCGTGGGGCAGGCCCGGATCGACCTTGATGCCCATGTCCATCTCGGGATGCTCGACGCGGATCCAGCGTCCGCCCACGCGCACCGCGGTCTCCAAGTTCGTGGTGGCGTAGAAACCGTCGGGGAAGACGCCGTCGTTCGGCGCCGGAGCCAACGCCGCGTCTGTCGGGTGGAGCGGCTCGACGCCGAACGGCTGCACCGCCGTGATGATCTCGTCGAGCTCAGCTTGGCTTGCCGCCGAGATCCGGAGCTCCGCGCGCGATACGTCCTCGTTGGTGCGTCCGACCTCGAACGACAGGGTCTCGAACTCCCCGCCCAGCGCGACGATGGCGTCCATGATCTGCGACATGATCCCGGAGTCGATGAGGTGGCCCTCGACGTGCACGTCTTCATACGGTCTGTGCGGCATCTCGCGTCCTCCCTATGCAGTGAGCGGGTACCATCATGCAGGAAGGCGACGTCTCCTGGCTAGCGCACGAACCTTCGTCACCCGAAGCGCGTCTCAAAGTGCGGGAGGTCGGCGGCGCCTACGAGCGAGCCGCCTTCTCGGACATCGCCGTCGGACAGACGCTCGACGTGTGGACGACGGGCCAAGTCGCCGAATCGTACCCGTTGCAGGCGTGGGCCACCGCGGTCGTCATCCGCACCGCGAAGTGAGCGCCTGCCGTGTGACGGCGGTCACCGCCGGCTGAAGCCCCGCCCGGCGCGTGCCGATAGAGTATGCTGTGTCCCTGAGCGAAGCGAGGAGACGCAGCATGAATCGGAGAACCCTCGCGGCCTGTGTCGCCGTGGCATTCGCAGCAACCCTGGTTGCGCCCGCGCCAGCATCCGCGCTTTCGCGCAGCGACGTCATGGCCCGCGCGCGCCGGTGGGTCGGTCTCGCGATCCCCTACAGCCAGACCTTCTACCGTGACGACAACGGAGCGACCGCCACCGCTTCGACGGGCTGGCGGTGCGACTGCTCCGGCTTCGTGTCGATGACCTGGCTCACCTCGCATCCGGGCATGTCGACGCGCACGCTGCACCTGATCTCGACGGCCGTGCCTCGCGAGCTGCTCCAGCCCGGCGATGCCCTCGTGAGCTACGACAACCACGCCGTGCTCTTCGGGGGGTGGGCGAACGCCGAGCGCACGCTGTACTACGCGTACGAGATGAGCTCCTCAGCGTCCCGCAACTCCACGCCGACGCCTGATGGAACCGTCGTCCGCGTGACCCCGTACCCGTACTGGAGCTGGCCGGCCGACCAGCCGTACGTGCCGTACCGCCGCAACGGCGTCACCGGCAGCATCGACTACGAGCCGTACATCCAGCGCGTGGAGGGCGCCAACCGGTACGACACGGCCGTTGCTGCGTCGAAAGCTGCGTTCCCGGCCGGCGCGCGCGTCGTCGTCGTCGCAAGCGGCGAGACCTGGCCTGACGCGCTCAGCGCATCGGCGCTCGCAGGGGCGCTCGAAGGGCCGGTGCTGCTGTCAGCGAGCACCCGGCTGCCGGCGTCTGTCGCCGGCGAGATCGAGCGGCTCGGCGCGCGCAGCGTCGTCGTCGTGGGCGGCCCGTCCGCTGTCGCGACGAGCGTCGTCGAGGCCCTCAACGCCGTTCCAGGCGTCACGTCCGTCCGCCGCATCGCGGGACGCGACCGGTACGCGACCGCGCAGGCCGTCGCCGCCGAGACCGTGCGCCTGGCAGGAGCTCCGGCTGCGGCGTTCCTGTGCACCGGCGAGGACTTCCCCGACGCGCTCTCGGCCTCTCCCCTCGCGTATGCGAGCCGGTGGCCGATTGTGCTGACCCGGCCGGACGCGCTGTCCGAAGAGGCGTCGGCGACGCTCGTCACGGCACGCCCGCAGCGCGTGTACGTCCTCGGCGGCGAGGCCGTCGTCGCCACGCAGACGGCCGCCGCGGCCGCCGAGGCGCTCGATCTGGCCGTCCCGGTCACGCGCGTGGCAGGCCCCGACCGCTACGACACCGCGCTTCGCGTGGCGGCGCTCGGAGTGCAGCGGTGCGGGCTTTCGTACGCGGCTCCCGCGATCGCCACCGGCCAGACATTCCCGGACGCGCTCGCCGGCGGCGCGATGGCCGGGGCGCGCAACGGCGTGCTCCTGCTCACGCCGACGAACCGGATGTATCCCAAGCTGTGGACACTGCTCGCGAAGACCAGCGCTGAGATCGGCACGCCGCTCACGCTCGGCGGCGACGCAGCGCTCACGCCGACCGTGCGCACCGCGATCGCACTCGCGCTCGAGCCCGTGCGCCCGCCGCAGTAGCCGCTCGGCTAGCCTTCTGCGAGCGCCGCCTTGTACGCCGCGATGCGCTCGCGGTACTCCGGCATCCCCGTTCCGAGGATCTGCGTGGCGAGGATCGCGGCGTTGCGGGCGCCGTCGATGGCCACGCAGGCGACCGGAACGCCGGTGGGCATCTGCACCATCGACAAAAGCGAGTCGATCCCGCCGAGGTCGCTCGTCTTCATCGGCACAGTGATGACGGGAAGCGGCGTGTGCGCGGCGATGACCCCGCCGAGGTGCGCGGACTTGCCGGCCGCAGCGATGATGACGCGAAGCCCGCGCTCGACGGCCGATGAAGCCCACGCGCGGACCTTCTCCGGCTGCCGGTGCGCCGAAGCGACGACGACCTCGTGCGGCACGCCGAACTCCGCGAGCTGCGCCGCGCACGCCTCCATCACCGCCATGTCCGACTGCGAGCCCATGACGATCCCGACAAGCGGCGTTTCGCTCATGATCATCTCCCTCCCGCCAGGTGCTCCTCGAAGTACGCGTCCGCCTCCGCGCGCTTCTGCGCGATCGTCTTGCTCAGCTGCTCGATCTTCTCGCTTGCCTGCGTAAGCCGCTCGGCGAGCGCCGCGCCCTCCTCGGTGTCAGCGGTCTTGGAGGCGATGCGCTCATAGAACGCCTTGGTGGCGTCGATGAGGTCGAGCGCCTGCTCGTCGGCCTGCGCGAGCAGGTCGGTGATGGCGACCTGCATCGTCGCGTACCGCTTCACCTCGTCGCTCACGCGAAGCGAGGAGATGGAAGCGAACTCCGCGCGCATCGCGCTCACGACCTTCTGGCGCTGCTCGATCTTCGCGCGCACCTCGTCGAGCTTCGCGAGCGCAGGCGTGACGCCTTCTGGCGTGAAGTCGACCGACGACGCCTCGTCGAGAAGCCTCGTGACCTCGCTGTCGATCGCTGCGTACTCGCTTGCCTTCGCGTTCGCGCGGGCGATCGCCTCGTTCGCCGCGCGCGTCTGATCGACGCAGCCGGAGGCCGCCACGATCAGCGTCACGAGCGCGACTACGAGTGTGACGAGCTTTCTCACCGCTTCCCTTCCGTACGATCCCCTTGCAGCGCTCATGGCGCCGGCGTGCCGAGCGTCTCGTCCGTGCCGCCCGCCGGGCACGCTGGCGCGCCGTCGCCGAACAGCAGCTGGCGCTCGTCTGGCGCGAGCGCGGCCCGCGCGCGGTCGCGCAGGCTGTTCAGATTCGCGAACATCGTGCGCATCATCGCCACCGTGAAATAGCGGCCCTTCGGCGTAAGCGTCAGCACCTCGTCGTCGTCGCGCTCGAACGCGCCGACCGCCCGGAAGAACGCCATCTCGAGCGGCAGACCGCGCTCCACGCTCACCCCGAAGTCGCGCGCGAACGCGCGCTTGTCGAGCGCAAGCCCGAACAGCTCCATCAAGAACCGGTACCGCATGCGGTCCTTGAGGGTCGCGCGCCGGCAGCCGAGCGACACCGCCTGATGCCCGGCGCTGATCGCCTCGTCGTAGTCGCGAAGCGAGAAGGTGTTCACGTAGATGCGACCGTCGAGGTACGAGAACGCGCCCGAGCCGATGCCCACGTAGTCCTCGTAATCGACGATGTACTCGTCGATCATCCCGCCGCCCGTCCGCGAGAACGTCCACGCCGTTGCGTGCTCGAAGGTGTCGGAAAGCGCCTCGGACAAAAGCGCGTAGTAGCGCGCCTCGCGCGAGTAGTCGACCATGCCGACCGTCCGGCGCAGCGCCACCTCCACGGAACGCGACGCCATGAGCGGGTAGAAGGTCGTCTGGTTGCAGCCGCTCTCTTTCAGCATCTCGACGTCGCTCAGCAGGTGCGCTTCTGTCTGGCTCGGGAAGTTGAAGATCATGTCGACGTTGAGCGAGTGGAAGTACCCCTCGATCGACTGCAACCGCGCCAGGATCTCCTCGCCCGAACCGTACTTGTCGTAGCGCTCCATCTGCTTCAGCAGCCCGTCGTCGAAGGACTGGACGCCGACGCTGAAGCGCTGGACCCGCTCGCGCAGCGGCTCGAGCTTCTCCGGGACGAGGTGGTTCGGGTTCGTCTCCGTGGAGACCTCGCGAATCGAGAACAGCTCGCGCGCGAGGTCGATCGTCTGGGTGAGCTCGTCGATGAGGATGGTGGGCGTCCCGCCGCCCACGTACAGCGCGGCGAAGTCGTACCCGAGGTCCGCCACCATGCGCATCTCGTCACGCAGGTTGCGGAAGTACCGGCGAGCGCGGTCTTCCTCGAACGGGAAGCGATTGAACGAGCAGTACGGGCACAGCCGCTCGCAGAACGGCACGTGCGCGTAGAGCAGGTACGTCAGCCCGGGGCGCGGCTCAGGGAGCGACGGCACCGGCGTGGGCCGAGCGGCGAAGTACGCCCCTTGCGCGTACTCGACTGCGCGCGTGAGCAGCCTCTCAGCGAGCACGTCACGCCTCCGCAAGCGCGCGTGCGCCGATGTCGGTGCGGTACTGCATGCCCTCGAACGAGATCTTCGCGACCGCCTCGTAGGCGCGCTCGCGCGCCTCGGCGAGCGTCGGAGCCACGGCCGTCACGTCGAGCACCCGGCCGCCGTCGGTGTAGATGGTGCCGTTGTCCCCGCGCTTCGTGCCTGCGTGGTACACGGTGACGCCCGGGACCGTTTGGGCCGCGTCGATTCCCGATATCGGCTTGCCCTTCTCGTACGAGCCCGGGTAGCCGCCGCTCGCGAGCACCACCGTGAGCGCCGCTTCGTCGCGCCACTCGATCGGGACGTCGGCAAGCGTCCCTGAGGCGACCGCGAGCATGACGTCAAGCAGGTCGGTCTTCAGCCGCGGCAGGACCACCTGCGCTTCGGGGTCGCCGAACCGCACGTTGAACTCGAGCACCTTGGGGCCGTCGTCGGTGAGCATGAATCCGCCGTACAGCACCCCCTGGTACACGATGCCCTGCTCGCGGAGCGCCGCCACGGTGCGCTCGAGGATGGAGG
This window encodes:
- a CDS encoding winged helix DNA-binding domain-containing protein; translation: MTAPDAASARAARAAGLLGADLVAWILDSDEPAARFVARTRILHEPEDSPDAAADRQASIATRIVHELVATLPGWATDAFDRRDSVRYLPNALRVLHDLGVRTGDFPGVDAALESLIAHRDRHGRLVSVRPADSARAVPAPALCESHSAIEVALRFGLRDDARVERALEQMLIDMRRSDFGRAWCCEARAGRLRLFSSRDCEMCPHATVLALRALAALPASERPALAEDAARSLLAAWRRRAEARPSGFGHGYQFVTVRWPHLWYDALGVIEAVAPFSDVWSARAGDPASRQAVVELAAALIDANTDSSGRVVPVRVTPGFRDLSIGRKGEPSPLASALVRAALEPLMELADEIAAAEVVESKAPARESASERDRFACAVLAHRPAYPSASVIARQLQRQHIGTPWIQATPETLVADTVAIPVLEPRGPYIAATDRLGIRALDQTVEALYDRRSLVLFRCMRGVLHVVRSDALPVVAAATGRAVRHHSARFLGSRGVSARHYEIVAGQVLDALAEGSLSVRAIRERLRPHVDLSAVLAHMCNEGLALRDLPEDGPFGHRTRYVRFDHALPGVRLDALDEDAAARDLVRAYVRAYAPVTEADVAWWTGLGPRRAAQALHDLGDELVLVSVEGFDQPAFVHLADADELESAAIAARPAVALLPAGDALLASRRQRSLFVPDAVRRFVFDARGRSAPAILVDGTVRGVWDLAVDGALLLHAASALSKAERRAVEARAEALTLAFGANGAPSWTSDAPEVRDAPLHVLAHPLST
- a CDS encoding LysR substrate-binding domain-containing protein, producing MLNVNRLRLLREVAARGTIAAAADALFLTPSAVSQQLALLEREAKVPLLERVGRRVQLTPAGRALVEDAERIFAEIERAEAHLDAYAHGLLGPLRTCAFPTAARAVLVPALAKLKAEHPDLAVSMVDLEPEQSLPMLKAGELDVVVTYSFDRLPERLDPATERFLLFSEPISIALPADHPRTAGDLRVADLSQEQWIVGHDGSSFLEVVVRICNDAGFDPRVDLHSNDYQVILAAVQAGLGVAIVVPTALFADYPGVVVREPVDVPMRRHVHAVVRNGSAERPAISAALEALRSAAANLACDLTRSGTA
- a CDS encoding PAS domain-containing sensor histidine kinase: MAISGGVAGVSAEPVIVACDVVAFLGFFAAFAAASRMPVPDVDVRAARVIRGLVLAALGVYAFTAVSNVLEHARITAALDPYEDYIEILVFPLIAYALHEAQVAVEAFRRTQAEESLEREHAFLSTVMRISPVGAMIVDRDGRITFANQTAQDLLALRQLDDGTFGFEAEMRCAPMRPGQAHALDLVSLGTGAVLNAVLCAIDVGSRHLVVSVSSTPVPPTGREGSASPGTLVLVEDVTERETARQELFDAQVRYAEALESAVDARTGELLKANEELREAARAKECLLANVSHELKTPLNAVIGFSDVLASGLAGPLTEEQSKQVAMIQEAGRQLLDLVEELLEAQRLESSEAIIEAVPTDVASLARSTAEMLMQFASAKGLELRVEAPERLEATTDGRLVGQVLRNLVSNAIKFTNHGSVIVRVEDAGDRVRIVVEDTGIGIPEAALPRIFDAFVQVPGSRGEKPEGTGLGLAICKRIAEALGGTIVVESSPGAGSTFTVELPKGPGGRAASFTPSQNA
- the msrB gene encoding peptide-methionine (R)-S-oxide reductase MsrB yields the protein MSSWRPSRRNQDRDEIVERTEDEWRKLLSPEEYRVLREAGTEPPFSGEYVDLDAEGTYRCRACGNPLFSSQAKYHSGSGWPSFFETLSPDAVRLRKDTSHGMTRTEVLCARCGSHLGHLFTDGPRPTGLRYCMNSLSLSFEPAEADNTE
- a CDS encoding ornithine cyclodeaminase, nickel-pincer nucleotide-dependent; this encodes MPHRPYEDVHVEGHLIDSGIMSQIMDAIVALGGEFETLSFEVGRTNEDVSRAELRISAASQAELDEIITAVQPFGVEPLHPTDAALAPAPNDGVFPDGFYATTNLETAVRVGGRWIRVEHPEMDMGIKVDPGLPHAETVALSDVREGDLIVVGHDGIRVRPLERPRSGQVFEFMNSAVSSEKPKAQVIAEIARLLDEVRAQGRDVIAVVGPAVVHTGAVEHLARLVRSGHVTVLFGGNAVAVHDIEAALFGTSLGVSLKDGVPAVGGHDHHLRAINTIRALGGIRQAVEAGVLRSGLMHTLVTTGTPFVLAGSIRDDGPLPDVITDTVEAQRAMRAHCQKAGACIMLSTMLHSIATGNMLPASTTTICVDINPAVVTKLSDRGSFQTIGVVTDVGLFLEQLADDLGA
- a CDS encoding DUF3221 domain-containing protein, with protein sequence MQEGDVSWLAHEPSSPEARLKVREVGGAYERAAFSDIAVGQTLDVWTTGQVAESYPLQAWATAVVIRTAK
- a CDS encoding cell wall-binding repeat-containing protein codes for the protein MNRRTLAACVAVAFAATLVAPAPASALSRSDVMARARRWVGLAIPYSQTFYRDDNGATATASTGWRCDCSGFVSMTWLTSHPGMSTRTLHLISTAVPRELLQPGDALVSYDNHAVLFGGWANAERTLYYAYEMSSSASRNSTPTPDGTVVRVTPYPYWSWPADQPYVPYRRNGVTGSIDYEPYIQRVEGANRYDTAVAASKAAFPAGARVVVVASGETWPDALSASALAGALEGPVLLSASTRLPASVAGEIERLGARSVVVVGGPSAVATSVVEALNAVPGVTSVRRIAGRDRYATAQAVAAETVRLAGAPAAAFLCTGEDFPDALSASPLAYASRWPIVLTRPDALSEEASATLVTARPQRVYVLGGEAVVATQTAAAAAEALDLAVPVTRVAGPDRYDTALRVAALGVQRCGLSYAAPAIATGQTFPDALAGGAMAGARNGVLLLTPTNRMYPKLWTLLAKTSAEIGTPLTLGGDAALTPTVRTAIALALEPVRPPQ
- the purE gene encoding 5-(carboxyamino)imidazole ribonucleotide mutase; the encoded protein is MSETPLVGIVMGSQSDMAVMEACAAQLAEFGVPHEVVVASAHRQPEKVRAWASSAVERGLRVIIAAAGKSAHLGGVIAAHTPLPVITVPMKTSDLGGIDSLLSMVQMPTGVPVACVAIDGARNAAILATQILGTGMPEYRERIAAYKAALAEG
- a CDS encoding coproporphyrinogen III oxidase family protein, with product MLAERLLTRAVEYAQGAYFAARPTPVPSLPEPRPGLTYLLYAHVPFCERLCPYCSFNRFPFEEDRARRYFRNLRDEMRMVADLGYDFAALYVGGGTPTILIDELTQTIDLARELFSIREVSTETNPNHLVPEKLEPLRERVQRFSVGVQSFDDGLLKQMERYDKYGSGEEILARLQSIEGYFHSLNVDMIFNFPSQTEAHLLSDVEMLKESGCNQTTFYPLMASRSVEVALRRTVGMVDYSREARYYALLSEALSDTFEHATAWTFSRTGGGMIDEYIVDYEDYVGIGSGAFSYLDGRIYVNTFSLRDYDEAISAGHQAVSLGCRRATLKDRMRYRFLMELFGLALDKRAFARDFGVSVERGLPLEMAFFRAVGAFERDDDEVLTLTPKGRYFTVAMMRTMFANLNSLRDRARAALAPDERQLLFGDGAPACPAGGTDETLGTPAP